ATTAATCAATTATAAATAAAATGAAGAGATCGGATTTTATTAAAGGTAGTCTTTTGGCCGCGGGGGCAGGACTAGCTGGACAGACTTTTGCGTCTACAACTCAAAATACAGCAAATACGATGGATAAAGGAAAGACATTCAATTTAAATTATGCTCCCCATCAGGGAATGTTCAAAAATCATGCAGGTGATAGTTTCCTGGATGAAATTCGGTATATGTATGATTTGGGATTCCGTGGAATAGAAGATAATGGCTATTTGGGTAGAACATTGGACGAGCAGCAGAAGATCGGTGATTTATTAGCGAAGTTAGGCATGACCATGGGTGTATTTGTTGTGGATGGCGGACAAAACTGGATGCCTTCTTTAGCGACAGGAAAACAGGAGTATTTGGACAAGTTTGTCGAAACATGCAAGAAGTCTGTCGAAGCTGCCAAGCGTTGTAACGCAAAATGGCTGACTGTGGTACCGGGCTTTTATGAAAGAAAACTGCCTTGGGGTAATCAGTTCAGCAATATCCTTACTGCGATGCGTAAGGGTGCGGAGATCTTTGAACCACATGGTTTGGTGATGGTGTTGGAAACCTTAAGTGATACACCAGATTTGTTTTTGCAGCAAACGCATGAGACCTATGCTTTATGTAAGGCCGTGAATAGTCCATCCTGTAAAATTTTGTATGATATTTATCATATGCAGCGTACCGAAGGAGATTTAATTGCAAATATGAATCGTTGTTGGGATGAAATTGCGTATATTCAAATCGGCGATAATCCAGGTCGTAAAGAACCGACTACGGGCGAGATCAATTATAAAAACGTATTCAAACACATTCATAGTAAAGGATATAAGGGTATCATGGGGATGGAGCATGGTATTTCCAAGCCTGGTAAAGAGGGTGAGGATCGCTTGGTGGCGGCATATCGCGAGGTCGATAGCTTTTTGTAATATTTTAATAGTGTACTATTGACAATTAGATTTAATTTCTTAAATTGAGCAGGTAAAACCAATTAGTAGTATTGTAAAACACCATTTTTTTTATGATTTCATCAACAATAAAATTTAAACTATCCTTTATGATGTTCCTCGAATTTTTTATTTGGGGGGGATGGTTTGTCACATTAGGTACTTTCTTGAGCAAGAATTTGAATGCAACAGAATTTGAAAAGGCCAATGTATTTTCAACACAATCATTGGGAGCGATTATCGCGCCTTTTATTGTCGGAATGATTGCAGACCGTTATTTTAATGCGGAGCGTATTTTGGGTGTTTTACACTTGGTCGGTGCAGTATTAATGTATCAGATGTATAGCGCAACAAACATGTCGACATTTTATCCGTATGTTTTGGCTTATATGATACTTTACATGCCAACATTGGCTTTGACTAGTTCAGTTTCTTTTCGGCAATTGACCAATCCGGAAAAACAATTTTCAGGAATACGTATCTGGGGGACAATTGGTTGGATTGTTGCTGGTTTAGTTATTAGCTATTTTTGGGATGCAAAAGCATCTGAAGGAGCATTAAAAAATACCTTCCTATTATCGGGTGTTGCTTCTTTAGTATTGGGTATATTTTCTTTTGCATTACCTAAAACTCCACCGGTTAAACTGGACGAAACCGAAAAACCGTCCTTTGCATCAATCATTGGTCTGGATGCGATCAAATTGTTGAAAGACAAAAACTTCTTGATCTTTTTCATTTCTTCGGTATTGATCTGTATTCCATTGGCATTTTATTATTCAAATGCAAACCCTTTTCTTTCTGAGATAGGGCTGGAAAATGCTACTGGTAAAATGACAATTGGTCAGGGATCTGAGGTATTGTTCTTGTTGGCACTCCCAATTTTCTTTACAAGATTTGGCTTTAAGAAAACAATTTTGGTCGGTATGTTGGCTTGGGTAATCCGTTACCTGTTATTTGCTTATGGCAATGCAGGTGAATTGTCGTTCATGTTGTTGATCGGTATTGCATTGCACGGTATCTGTTATGACTTTTTCTTTGTTTCGGGACAAATTTATACGGACAGCAAAGCAGGTGTTAAATACAAATCTGCAGCACAGGGCTTGATCACGCTGGCAACATATGGTGTTGGACAGTTGATCGGTTTCTGGGTAGCGGGTTACGTCGGAGACAAATACAAAGCAATGAAAGCAACAGACCTAGCAGGATTCTGGAATCATACCTGGGTTGTACCTGCAATTATCGCAGCTGTTGTATTTTTTATCTTTTTAGCTTTATTTAAGGACGAAAAGATCGACAGTACAAATGCTGCACACTAAACAGAAAAAATAACTATTTAAAAACAAATAATTAGAAGAGAGATGGCAACAAATACTTATGACGCAATTGTAATCGGTTCGGGGATAAGTGGTGGATGGGCTGCGAAAGAATTGACAGAGAAAGGGCTGAAAACAATTATGCTGGAGCGTGGTCGTAACATTGAACACATTAAGGATTACACTGCGCCAAATAAAAATCCATGGGAATGGCCTCATGCTGGCGGTCGTACACAAAAAATGATCGAAGAATATCCGGTTTTGCGTAGAGATTATCCGTTGAATGAGAAGAACCTGGATTTTTGGGTAAATGAAAAGGAGAGTCCATATACAGAGGTAAAACGTTTTGACTGGTACCGTGGGTATCATGTTGGTGGACGTTCTTTAATGTGGGGAAGACAATCTTATCGTTTGGGCGATTTGGATTTTGAAGCTAACTTAAAAGATGGCCACGGTGTGGATTGG
The DNA window shown above is from Sphingobacterium thalpophilum and carries:
- a CDS encoding TIM barrel protein, whose product is MKRSDFIKGSLLAAGAGLAGQTFASTTQNTANTMDKGKTFNLNYAPHQGMFKNHAGDSFLDEIRYMYDLGFRGIEDNGYLGRTLDEQQKIGDLLAKLGMTMGVFVVDGGQNWMPSLATGKQEYLDKFVETCKKSVEAAKRCNAKWLTVVPGFYERKLPWGNQFSNILTAMRKGAEIFEPHGLVMVLETLSDTPDLFLQQTHETYALCKAVNSPSCKILYDIYHMQRTEGDLIANMNRCWDEIAYIQIGDNPGRKEPTTGEINYKNVFKHIHSKGYKGIMGMEHGISKPGKEGEDRLVAAYREVDSFL
- a CDS encoding nucleoside permease, giving the protein MSSTIKFKLSFMMFLEFFIWGGWFVTLGTFLSKNLNATEFEKANVFSTQSLGAIIAPFIVGMIADRYFNAERILGVLHLVGAVLMYQMYSATNMSTFYPYVLAYMILYMPTLALTSSVSFRQLTNPEKQFSGIRIWGTIGWIVAGLVISYFWDAKASEGALKNTFLLSGVASLVLGIFSFALPKTPPVKLDETEKPSFASIIGLDAIKLLKDKNFLIFFISSVLICIPLAFYYSNANPFLSEIGLENATGKMTIGQGSEVLFLLALPIFFTRFGFKKTILVGMLAWVIRYLLFAYGNAGELSFMLLIGIALHGICYDFFFVSGQIYTDSKAGVKYKSAAQGLITLATYGVGQLIGFWVAGYVGDKYKAMKATDLAGFWNHTWVVPAIIAAVVFFIFLALFKDEKIDSTNAAH